The nucleotide sequence GGGTAGCTCGCACTCGGCGGGGCGTAGATGCCGCCCAGGTCCTGGGCGTTGGGGTCGTGGGGGGCCAGGAACGGCGCGAACAGCGCCACGGCGATGATCGCCAGGATAAACGCGAGGCTGATCATGGCGGCCTTGTGGCGGCGCAGGCGGCGCATGGCGAGCTGGAAGGCCGACGGACTTTTCTGAACAGGAACGGCAGCGACGGTCATGAAGTACCTCGGGGCAGGGCGGCGCAGCGCAGGCAGGTCACGGTCAGGAGTACCGGATGCGCGGATCGACCACGGCGTAGAGCAGGTCGGTGAGCAGCTGAAAGACCACCGTCAGCAGCGACAGCATCATCAGGCAGAACATCACCACGTTGAAGTCCTTGGACACCATCGACTCGATCAGGGCGCGGCCCATGCCCGGCCAGGAAAACACCTGCTCGGTGATGACGGCCCCGCTGAACAGCCCCGGCACGGCGAGACCCAGGATGGTCACGATGGGAATCAGCGAGTTTCTCAGGGCGTGCTTGTACAGCACCCGGCTCTGGGGCAGTCCCTTGGCGCGGGCGGTGCGCACGAAGTCCTGGCCCAGCACTTCCAGAAAGCTCGCCCGCATGTAGCGCGTCGTGACCGCGATTTCGCGCAGCATCAGGATGGTCAGGGGCAGAATCAGGTATTTCAGGCGGTCGAGCCAGAAGGGGAGCAGCCCGTCTTCCGGCGCGATGCCGCTGCCCAGCCCGCCAGGTGGCAGCGCGATGGCCCCGTTCGTCGCCTGCGGCAAAATCACGGCAAAGAGGTAAAGCGCCATCACGCCGATCCAGAAGCCGGGGGCGCTGAAAATCACGAAGTTCAGGAAGGTCAGAATGTAGTCGGCGGCGCTGTACTGCCGCACCGCCGAGAAGATGCCGAGCGGCACCGCGATGAGGGTGCTGATGACCAGCGCGGGAATGGTGAGCAGCAGCGTGTTGGGCAGGCGCTGGCCGAAGATGTACTCAGTGACCGGAATGCCGAAGTCGCGCGAGTACCCGAATTCGCCCCGGAAGGCCTGCATCAGCCAGTTCCAGTACTTCTCGTACCAGGGGGTGTCGACCCCGTAGGCCTCGCGCAGACGGGCAATGTCCTCGGGGGTGATTTTGGGGTTGCCGAAAATCAGCTGGTCGACCGGGTCGCCGGGTTGCAGCGCGGTCAGCGCGTAGATCACGGCGCTGATGAGCAGCAGCAGCGGAATCATTTGCAGGATGCGCCGGAGGGCGTAGTTGGCCATAGCGGGTGCATGTCCTCTCTGGGGAAGTTCAGGAGCGCGGCAGGTGCGCCCAATAAGCAGGTGCGCCCAATAAAAAAAGCAGGCACGCGGTGGCCTGCTGGGTCAGCGGGTCCAGACAAGTTGGACCGGAAGGGAGAGGGCTGGCCTGTCGCGCCCGCCCTCCCCCACGTCCTTATTCCTTCTGCGTGTGGGCGCGAACGGCACCCTTCTGGCTCCAGCCCACGCGGTAGGCGTCCCAGGTGGGGTACTGGGTGTAGGCGCTGAAGGTGTAGTTCACCAGCCCGTTGGCGACGGTGTAGGGGTTCGAGCGGAAGTACAGCGGCAGCGAGGGCACGTCGGCGGCCCAGAGGCTCTGCATCTTGGCGAGGTTGGCCTTGCGGGTGGTCGTATTGAACTCGGTCTGCGAGGCCGTGAACAGGCGGTCGTACTCGGCGCTCTTCCAGCCGGAGTAGTTCTGGCCCGCGTAGCCGTTCGACTCGGTGGGAATGCCCTCGCCCTTGAACAGCGAGCCTTCCTCAAACAGCGGGTTGCTCACCCAGGCGTACATCGCCAGGTCCCACTTGCCGTCTTCGCCCTTGCTGAGCATGTCGGGGCCGAAGAACACGCTGGCGGGGTAGTTCTGGATGTTGACCTGCACGCCCACGGCCTTCCACTGCGCCTGCAAGATCTGCTGCACACGCTCGCGCACGGCGTTGCCGGCGGTGGTGCTGAAGGTCAGCGTCATCTTCTTGCCGCCCTTGGCGCGAATGCCGTCGCTGCCGACCTTCCAGCCCGCAGCGTCGAGCAGCTGACGGGCACGCGCCTGATTGAAGGGGTACTTGGTCACGTTGGCGTTGTACACGGCGGACAGCGGGTTGACGAAGGTGTGCGACACCGGCTGACGGCCCTGGAACAGCGCCTTGGTCAGCCCTTCGCGGTCGGTGGCGAGCAGCAGCGCCTGACGCACGCGCTCGTCGTTCAGGCCGAGGTCACGTGAACGCTGGCCCCGGGTGTTGATGTCCACGTGCTCCCAGATGGCGCCGGGCACGAAGTAGGTCTGGAACTTGCTGCCCTGCCGCGCCCGCATGTCGAGCGCCTGGTCGAACGACAGACCCACGGTGGCAAGCGCGTCGAGCTGGCCCGACAGCACGTTCACCTTGAGGGTGTTGGTGTTGGAGATGAAGCGGTAGGTGACGGTCTTGAGGTACTTGCTCTCGCCGCCCGCAGGCTTGCGCCAGTAGTTGGGATTGCGCGTCAGCGTCAGGCTGTTGCCGGGGCGCCACGCGGTGGGCTTGAAGGGTCCGGCGACCACCTTGGGCAGGTTGCTGGAAGTGGTGTACTGCCCGATAAACCGCTTCCACTGCTCGGTCACGGCGTCACCCTTCTGGCCTTTGGTGGCGCTGTCGAAGGCGTTCCAGGCGCTTTGCATGATGTGCGCGGGGGCCAGGCCGGGAGCGCCCGCCTTCTCGGCGAACAGGTAGGGGGGGCTGAAGGTGATGGTGAAGGTGCGGTCGTTGGCGCCGCGCGTGATTTTGGCCTTGTCCCAGGGGTCGCGGTCAGGGACCAGCACGCGGTCGTCGTTGATGACCTTGAGCCAGAACTCGAAGTCGGCCGCCGTGATGGCGCGGCCGTCGCTCCACTTGGCGTCGGGGCGAATGGTGAAGGTCAGGCTGTTGCTCGTCACCTTGCCCGCCGAGTTGCGGGTCACCTTGTAGCCGCCGTTGGCCGCCGTGGGCACCTTGGTGGCGATGTCGGCCAGCATCTTGCCGCCGTTGTCCATGTACATCAGGCCCGCGCCCATCCAGCCGTTGATTTCGGCGGTGATGGCGAGGTTGTTGGTGGACCAGGGGTCGTAAATGTTCGGTGGCTCCTGCGAGGTGCCGATAATCAGGCTGTTGTTGGCCGGGCCGGCGACAGCGGCTCCGAGCAGCAGGGCGGACAGGGCGAGCAGTTTCTTCATCTGTTCCTCCGGAGGAGCGGTCGGTTGACCGGGACAGCGAACACGAAAATCCCAAAGGAGGGGACGCACCTGCCGGAGACGACAGCGTGTCTCTGGAGGTCAGCTTTGGGTTACTGCAAAGGATACAGGATTTACCCCGGCTTGAGAATGTGATTTCGGGTGTTCCCCCAGCGCCCCTGTCTCGTGCCTGCCCAGCGTGCCCCCTGGCCTGTCACCGGAACGCGTATGACGGCACCCGGACCAAGCAAAACCGGAGGCACTCGGCCCCCGGTTCACCTCCTCGAACTGTTCGCGTCGCTCAGCTGCCGCAGCCGCCGCTGCCTTCGCCGTCGGGCGACTGCGCTCCGTCGGTGCGGAACGAGTGGCCGCAGCCGCAGGAACTCGTGGCGTTGGGGTTGTGGACGGTAAAGCCGCCGCCCATCATATTTTCCACGAAGTCCACTTCGCTGCCGCGCAGCAGTTCGATGCTCATGCGGTCGACCAGCAGCTTGATGCCCCGGTCCACCACGATGGTGTCGCCTTCGAGTTCGCGGTCGTCGATGGCCATGCCGTACTGGTAACCGCTGCACCCGCCACTCTTGATAAAGACGCGGACTCCGGCGTTTTCCTTGCCGCTGTTCGCCAGGATCGTCTGGGCCTTCATGGCCCCGAACTCGCTGATGGTGATGTCCGGCAGGGGCAGGGCCTCCTGACGGCCGGGGGTAGGAATCGCAGTCATGCCTGAAGGGTAACACCCGGCGCAGCCGCAAAAAGTGGCAAAACGGCAAAGCGGAGGGCGTCCATTGAGCAAGTCTTGAACCTGGGCTGACCCCCGACAAAGTGCTATGTGACTGACATTCCTTGAGTGCCTCCGTGTTAGATTGGGGCCATGCCGAAGCCTTCAGCCTCGAACCAGACCGCGCCGAACCCGTACGCCGAGTGGTTCGAGCAGCTCCGCAGCGAGTACGGCGAACAGCTCGGGGCCATGCCGCTGCCCGACGGCCTGCCCGAGCACCTGCGCGGGCTGATCGAGCAGGGCGACGAAGAAGCCATTCAGTTCATGGTCAAGCTCGCCTGGCAGCTGGGTGCCCAGGTCGGCTACGCGGCGGGCAGCCGTCAGCAGGGTGTGCAAACGCCCCCCAAACGCGCCAGCAGCGTCCAGGCCTGAGCCTCAACGCCAATCGAATCTCAAAGCCAGTCGAATCTCAAAGCCAGTCGAATCTCAACATCAGTCGAATGTACCGCTCCTCCGGGGGCGGTGTTCAGTTTTCCGTCGGACGCGGCCTGGCCCAGCAGCCTGGTTGCGGCGCGGCGTCCGGGACCAGGCCCCGGGCGGCCAGTTCGGTCAGCACCAGTTCAGCGAACGCCAGCAGGACTTCGGCGTCCTGAACTTCTCCAGCGGTAAGGCCCAGCCGCCGCGCTTCCCGCGCGAGTTGCACAGCAAAGTCGTCCACTGCTTCAGGCTACGCCAGCGGGCAGGAAGCAGATAAAAAAGCGGCCCCGGCACTCAGGCCAGGGCTGCTCGGGGTCGTCGTTGGGACGAAGAAGACTCAGTCGTGCCAGTGTCAGTCGTGCGAGTGACCGGGGGCCGCACCGCCATGTCCGCCGTGGGCGAGACGCTCGCGCTCGTCGGCTTCACGCAGGGTGCGAATGCCGCGCACGATCGCCATCGTCAGGAAGTAGGACAGCGCGGGCAGCAGGAAGGTCATGATCCACAGAACCGCGTTGGCGTTGCCCGTGGTGAGCGTGCCCGAGGCGATGAGTTCGGGCTTGTACCCCGCCAGCGACAGCACCAGCATAAACACCATGAACGCCACGCCCGCCGCCAGCCGCACCGGGTGGTTGGTGGGGTTCTCGGCGTAGTACATGTTGTCCTTGCTGCGGTCCAGCAGCGGCACCAGGAACAGCAGACCAATCGGAATGGCCGGGAAGACCATGGCCCCCACGAACTCGGCGGTGATGGTGCCGCCCAGCAGCGTGAAGCTGAAGCCGGGGATGATCGCCAGCGCACCGAAGACCCACAGCAGGTACCAATCGGGCTTGATGTTGGCAATCGGCGTGGCACTGGGCGGACCGAAATACTCCACCGGGTGCACCGGGATAAAGGCGCTGAACAGAATCACCAGACCGGCGAACAGCAGCGCCAGCAGCAGCATGATCGGGGTCTGCTGGGTGCTGAGCGGCACACCGACGATCTTCTTGTAGGCGACGCGCTTGGCGTACTGCGGCTGCGTGTGCTTCTGCTTGATCATCAGCAGCATGTGGGCACCGGTGGTCGCCACCAGAATCATCGGCAGCAGCATGATGTGGTAGCCGTAGATACGCGGAATGACCTGCTCACCGGGGAAAGCACCGGCGAAAGCGGCCTGCGCCAGCCAGTCACCGACCCAGGGCACCGACTTGGTGATGGCGTACACCACACCCAGGGTCTGATAGGCGTAGTTGTCGTAGGGGAGGATGTAGCCGGTCACGGCGGTCAGCGCCGAGAAGATCAGCAGCAGCAGGCCGATCCACCAGTTGATTTCACGCGGCTTTTTGAAGGCCCCCGTGAAGTAGATGCGCATCATGTGAATCACGGCGGCGGCCACCATGATGTTGGCGCACCAGTGGTGGATACGGCGCAGCATGTCACCGAACGGCATCGCGTTGATCTTGAGCGCCGAGTGATACGCCGCGGGGACCAGGTTGGGCTTGTCGGAGGTGCCGGGATCGAACGAGTTGATCACCAGCGTGTTGCTCGGCTCGTAGGAGAGCGCCAGCAGAATGCCCGTCAAAATGAGGATCACGAGCGAGAACAGCGTGATTTCACCCAGGAAAAAGCTGTGGTGAACGGGGAAGGCCTTGCGCAGAAACTTGTCGTTCAGGCGCGAGAGGTGCAGACGTTCGTCGAGCCACTGGTTCATGACAGCAGTTCCTCCACCTTCTGGACGTATTTCTCCCAGTCTTCTTCCTTGTTGTAGCCGTAGGGCACCGACAGGAACGTTTCCGTGGCGACCAGCCGGTCCCCTTCCAGTTTGATCGGAAGCTGCGGCAGGGGGTGCCCGGGAGGACCACCGATGACGCGGCACCCCTCGCGCGGCTCGTACTGCCCCGAGTGGCAGGGGCAGTTCATGATGCTGCGGCCCCCCGGACCCTGACCGTCGTCAACGTTGCAGCCCGCGTGGGTGCAGCGGTCGCCGTAGGCCACAATCTCGCCGTCCACGGTGGCTTCGAGATTGGTCGGCGCCTTGAGTTCGCCCTTGGGAAAACGGTAGATCGCCAGGATGCTGGTGGGATCGCCGTCCCGTATGACAGGCGCGCCGTTCTCGTCCTTGCCCTGCGGCCAGGCACGGACCAGCTTGTCGGCACTGAGTTCGTCGACGCGCACCGGCTGACCGAACTTGGCGGGGTCGGCATGCACCAGAATGTCGCCCTTGAGGGGAGGCGCCTTCTTCGGGGTCAGGCGAAACACCGGGTTGGCACTGCCCAGCGTGCTGATCAGGCTCAGGCCACCGACGGCGGCCGAGGCACCGAGCGCCGTGTTGATAAAGCGGCGGCGCGTGATTTCGGGATCTTGCTTCTTGTAACGGGTCATGAGTCAAACCTCTCCAGAGATGAGGGAAAAAGGCGGCTTACCAGGGAAACTCGCCCGAGGCGTCTTCCACCAGCACTTCGCCGTCCATGAAGTACTTCTTGTACAGCGCCAGCGAAGCCGCGAGGCTCAGCACGATCATTGCGGCGTAGAAGCCCTCGGCGGTCACGTTGGGCATCACCTGATCCTTGGCGGCCCAGCCCGCATAGTCGATGTTCATCTGGCGCACGAACAGCACGCTGAACAGCAGGGTCGAGAGGATACTCAGCACCATGCCCAGCGTGGCGACGGGCGTAGAGCGCACCTTGTGAATGCCGGGGCGCAGTTCCTGACCTTCGGCCCAGTGGCTGTACAGGCCGATCAGGCCGTAGGTGAGCAGCACGATGATGAAGGTGGTCAGCCAGATTTCCGGCAGCTTGATGTGATCGGGCACGAAGCGCGAGCGGTTTTTCAGCGCCTCGGGGTCCACCTTGCTCTGGCCCTCGGCCACCTTGGCGGGGGTCAGAGGCTCCTCGATGTCGTTGCCCCACTCATGCAGCACGTAGTTGGCGACGGCGTAGAGCTGCTTGTCGTCGAGCGAGTCGCCGTAGGCCGGCATCCCGCCCTTGCCGTTGACCAGAATGGTGTGTACGTACACCGGATCTTTGATCAACTTCTCGTTGCCCGCGAGTTTGGGACCGACGCCCCCTTCGCCGTTGGCGCCGTGACAGCCCTGGCAACCGGGGCCACCGCCCGCGCCCTCGGCATAGATCTGCTTGCCGATAGTGGGGTAGTCCTTGCTGATGCTCGCGACCACCGCCGGGTCCACCACCACCGGTTCGGGCGCCGTTTCCTTGTTGAAAAGGAAGAGCAGGACGATCCACATCACCGCCGCGCAGAAGATGGCGACTCCTGGCATTACCGCATCGTTTCTTTCCACTTTTCCTTCTCCCTCGTGAAGTGGCCTCGGGGTTGGCCCGCTCGGCTCGGCTGAGCTGCGCTGCTGTTTTCCTTGCGGCCTGAGTCTCGCAAACCAGCATAGCACGCGCCAAACGCGCTCCCAGCGGCATTTCCGTACCCACAGCAGCGACACTTCGGCAAGTGACATCTTCCGCCCTGACCGCGCGGTTAAATGTCCCCCAACGTGAGAAAAATGGTGCCAGCCTACGGTTCCTGCTCCGCCCTGCCCAGCCCGGCGAGCAGGGGCCACAGCGCCGCCGCGAGCCGGGTCACGTCCCGGTTGGCCGGATGCTCACGCGGGTCTTCCCCACCTTGAGACAGCAGCGCCACCACCAGCGGGCGCGGGGTCCAGAGCAGGCCGACGTCGTGGTGAACGCCGCGCAGTTCGCCCGATTTGGAGGCCACCCGGTAGCGCGGCGCGCCGTCCGGCCCAGCTGGAATGCCGCGCCCAATGAGGTCGCGCACCTGCTGACGGCCCAGGATGTCGAGGCCGAGTTGTTGCATCTGGGGCGTCAGCCCATCGCCGCGCAACAGGGACAGCAGCAGCGCCACCTGATCCCGCGCCGACGTGCGGTTGCGTTCGCCCCGACGCTGGGCGGCGTTCTGGCGCTCGGGCGGCTGTTGCAGGAGGCCAATCAACCGGGTGCTGTTCAGGCCGCGTGCCGTCAGCCAGGCGTTGAAGTCGTCCTGACCGAGACGCTCGATCAGCAGGTTGGTCGCGGTGTTGTCGCTGACGACAATCATCAGCGTCAGCACGTCCTGCCAGGTCAGCGTCAGCCCCGGCGAAAGTTCATGCAGCACCCCGGCGCCCGGCACGCGGTCCTCGGCACGGAGGGTCACCCGCTCCGCCAGGTCGAGGTCGCCGCGCCCAGCCTGTTCCAGCGCCATGAGCAGCAGTGGCAGCTTGATGGTGCTGGCTGAGGGAAAGGGCGCGTTGGCGGCGCAGGCATACAGTTCGCGGCCCCCGAAGTCGGTGACGAGCAGCCCCACCTCTCCGGTATAGTCGGCGCGGCGCAGTTCAGCCTGGAAGTCGGGCATCAGTCCGGCAACTGCAATCCGGCGAGCGCGGCGAAGGGGTGGGCCGTTCCCACCGGGCGCAACGTGCAAAAGGGCCGTGTTCCTTCCGGCTCCACCCGGTGCGGGCAGGTCGGGCACTCGGGAAACGCCTGCTCGGTGTAGGCGAGGTCGGGCTCGCTGCTGGCGACGTCCCACTCGCGCCCGCAGCCGGCGCGGTAGGGCTGGGCGGGCGCGGCGCGAACCACCGTCGTCTGGGGTGCCCGGCGCTTACTCAAGGTTGGCGATGCCCTCGCGAATGGCGTACAGCGCGGCCTGGGTGCGGTTGTTGAGTTGCAGCTTGGTGAAAATCTCGGACAGGCGGTTGCGGACCGTCTTTTCCGAGATGTCGAGTCGCAGGGCGATGTCCTGGTTGGAAAAGCCCTGGGCCAGCAGCTTGAGAATCATCGTCTCGCGCTCGTTGAGGTCGGCGTGCTTCTCGCTGGGCAGTTCCTCGCGCTTGTCGCGGAAATCGTCGAGGACGTTCTGGGCCATGTCCGCGTCGAGCAGCGCCTCGCCCGCCGCCACCCGCGTGATCGCGTCGATCAGGGTGCCCGCGTCGGCGTCCTTGAGGATGTAGCCCCGCGCCCCGGCCTTGACCGCCTCGAACACGTAGCGGTCCTGGCGGTACATGGTGATCATGATGACGCGCGAGTGCGGGTTGATTTCGAGGATGCTCTGGGTGGCCTTGACCCCGTCGAGTTCGGGCATCTGGATGTCCATGAGAATCACGTCGGGCTGGGTGTCGGCGGCGTAGCGCACGGCCTCGCGCCCGTTGGCGGCCTCACCGATGACGCGCATCCCCTCCGATTCCAGCAGGCTGCGCAGGCCCTGGCGAAAGAGGGCGTGGTCGTCGGCGAGCAGGACTCGAATCATGGGCCGAGTCTACGGCGTGCGGGTGGGGCACAAGGAGGCAGGCCCTACAGATGGTGGCGAGGAAAGAAGCGGCCCGCGCCGACTGTCCCTCCTCTCTCTGCCCTCCCCTCTTCCCCCTCTGCCCTACACGTCCTCGCTGCCGGTGTCCATCCGCACCACGCGGGGGCGGAACTCGCCGAGCACGTCCACGAGGTCGCGCTGGCGGGCGATCACGTCCTCGATGCGCTTGTAGGCCTGGGGCGCCTCGTCGATGCCGCCGCCGATCAGGGTCACGCCCCGGTCTTTGAGGTACGCCTGCACGTCCTTTTTCGCCAGCGAGCGTTCGGCGGCCTTGCGCCCGAGCTGCCGGCCCGCGCCGTGACTGGCACTCGCCAGGGCTTCGGGGTGGCCCTTGCCGCGCACGAGGTAGCCGGGGTCGGCCATGCTGCCGGGAATCAGCCCCAGTCGCCCGGCCTCAGCGGGGGTGGCCCCCTTGCGGTGAACGATGAGTTCCTGGCCGTTCACCACCTGTTTCCAGGCGAGGTTGTGGCTGTTTTGCGCCTGGAGCAGAGGCTTTTCACCCAGGGCGCGGGCGAGGCGGGCGTGAATCTGCTCGTGGTTGGCGAGCGCGTAGCGGCCCGCGAGATTCATCGCCTGCCAGTAGGCCTGCCCCGGCTCGCCGTCCAGCGGCAGCCAGGCGAGCTTCTGCGCTTCGCGGTCAAGCTGCGGCCAGAGCTTTTGCGCCACGCCGGTGAAGTGCCCCGCGACCTGCGCCCCGAAACCGCGCGAGCCGGAGTGCGAGAGCACCGCCAGATACTCGCCGGGGTCCAGCCCTTCCAGCTGCGGGTCGGCCTGCGCGAGCGTGAAGGTCCCGAACTCGACGAAGTGGTTGCCACTGCCCGAGGTGCCGATCTGGGTCGCCGCCTTGTCGAACAGGTGACGCAGCAGGGGCTGCTCCTTCCAGGTCGCTTCGTGCAGCACCGGGTGGTCGAGCCGGTCACGCTTGTCGAAGGCGACGCCCGCGCCGAAGCGGGTGTGCTTGAGCAGCAGCGAGCGGGCTTCGTCGGTGCTCACGTTCCCCGCACCCACCGGAAAGACACTCAGCATCATGGAGCAGCCGATATCCACGCCCACGCCGTAGGGAATGACCGCGTTCTCGGTCGCCAGCACCCCGCCGATGGGCAGGCCGTAGCCCACGTGCGCGTCGGGCATCAGGGCGCCCGCGCGCGAGACGGGAAGCTGCATCGCCACGTCCATCTGGGCATGGGCGCCGGGGTCGATCAGGTCCGCTCCCCAGGTGCGGTAGGGCAGCGGCGCGGCGCGAAGTTTGGCGCTCTGGCGCGACTGCTGCGCCGCTTGCTGCTCGAGCAGATGCGCGGCGAGGTCGGCGTAGACCCCGCCCCCCCGGTACTGTTCGGGATAATTCTGCACACTTTGCAGCTCGTCGAGGATGTCCCCACGGCTGACCCCCGCGTCCTCGCGCAACTTCGCCGCCGTGAGGGCGAGGCCCACCGCTTTGCCTTCAAAACCGAGTTTGGTGATGTGTTTGCCGTTCATGTCGTCTCGCTTTTGTGATGTGGCTGTGCCTTTTCCGGCTTCTCCGGTCGGCTGATACGGATTCCGCTTAATTCCTGCACAGTCGGGAAAGCGCCGCCTGTGCATCCATATCGCGGAATCCGTATTTTTTCCTACTCGCATCCGCTCTGCTGCGCAGCTTTGCAAGTCGGATTGAATCTGAAACGACCAGATTCAATCGGAATCCGTATGATACCTCTTGTGGTCGAATCGCTCAGACTGAGCGATGGGCCAAACGCTCTAGGGCATTGGACGCAGGACGTGCGAATGCCTGATGTTGCCTGTCCGGACCGCCTCCGGCCACCCCACGGCGTTGCATTTTCCTTTAGAGCGTGCGGCCCCTGCATCGGCCAAGTGGCGCAGGGACAGCGGGGGCAAACAGCCTAGAGCCGACCAAAAAAGGCCCCCACCACGCGGCGGGGGCAGGCAAAAAGGAGAGTGCTCATACGGATTCCGCTAAATTCCTGCACAGTCGGAACTACACCGCCTGTGCATCCATATCGCGAAATCCGTATCTTTTCCTACTCCTTTCAGTCGGATTGAATCCAGAAATCTGCTGGATTCAATCGGAATCCGTATCATCCCACTTTGAACAGGAGAGAGGGCACGTATCTCTTGTTCCGATCAGGGCGCATCAAAGAAAAATGCGCGGGAATAGAACGAAGGAGATGACGGTGATTTTCCGCCATCTCCGAAGAAGAATTCCGCCTCGTATCAGTACAGGCTCTTGACGTAGGCATGCACGTCGGCCACCTGCTGGGCGCTGAGCTGCGCCTCGGTGAAACGGGGCATGACGGGGCTGAGTTCCTTTTCCGGGGTGCGGCCTTCACGCAGCGCCGTGGTGAACTCGGCGTCGCTCCAGGTCGCCGCCTGGT is from Deinococcus wulumuqiensis R12 and encodes:
- a CDS encoding Rieske (2Fe-2S) protein, whose product is MTRYKKQDPEITRRRFINTALGASAAVGGLSLISTLGSANPVFRLTPKKAPPLKGDILVHADPAKFGQPVRVDELSADKLVRAWPQGKDENGAPVIRDGDPTSILAIYRFPKGELKAPTNLEATVDGEIVAYGDRCTHAGCNVDDGQGPGGRSIMNCPCHSGQYEPREGCRVIGGPPGHPLPQLPIKLEGDRLVATETFLSVPYGYNKEEDWEKYVQKVEELLS
- a CDS encoding c-type cytochrome, coding for MPGVAIFCAAVMWIVLLFLFNKETAPEPVVVDPAVVASISKDYPTIGKQIYAEGAGGGPGCQGCHGANGEGGVGPKLAGNEKLIKDPVYVHTILVNGKGGMPAYGDSLDDKQLYAVANYVLHEWGNDIEEPLTPAKVAEGQSKVDPEALKNRSRFVPDHIKLPEIWLTTFIIVLLTYGLIGLYSHWAEGQELRPGIHKVRSTPVATLGMVLSILSTLLFSVLFVRQMNIDYAGWAAKDQVMPNVTAEGFYAAMIVLSLAASLALYKKYFMDGEVLVEDASGEFPW
- a CDS encoding cytochrome b, with product MNQWLDERLHLSRLNDKFLRKAFPVHHSFFLGEITLFSLVILILTGILLALSYEPSNTLVINSFDPGTSDKPNLVPAAYHSALKINAMPFGDMLRRIHHWCANIMVAAAVIHMMRIYFTGAFKKPREINWWIGLLLLIFSALTAVTGYILPYDNYAYQTLGVVYAITKSVPWVGDWLAQAAFAGAFPGEQVIPRIYGYHIMLLPMILVATTGAHMLLMIKQKHTQPQYAKRVAYKKIVGVPLSTQQTPIMLLLALLFAGLVILFSAFIPVHPVEYFGPPSATPIANIKPDWYLLWVFGALAIIPGFSFTLLGGTITAEFVGAMVFPAIPIGLLFLVPLLDRSKDNMYYAENPTNHPVRLAAGVAFMVFMLVLSLAGYKPELIASGTLTTGNANAVLWIMTFLLPALSYFLTMAIVRGIRTLREADERERLAHGGHGGAAPGHSHD
- a CDS encoding peptide ABC transporter substrate-binding protein, which codes for MKKLLALSALLLGAAVAGPANNSLIIGTSQEPPNIYDPWSTNNLAITAEINGWMGAGLMYMDNGGKMLADIATKVPTAANGGYKVTRNSAGKVTSNSLTFTIRPDAKWSDGRAITAADFEFWLKVINDDRVLVPDRDPWDKAKITRGANDRTFTITFSPPYLFAEKAGAPGLAPAHIMQSAWNAFDSATKGQKGDAVTEQWKRFIGQYTTSSNLPKVVAGPFKPTAWRPGNSLTLTRNPNYWRKPAGGESKYLKTVTYRFISNTNTLKVNVLSGQLDALATVGLSFDQALDMRARQGSKFQTYFVPGAIWEHVDINTRGQRSRDLGLNDERVRQALLLATDREGLTKALFQGRQPVSHTFVNPLSAVYNANVTKYPFNQARARQLLDAAGWKVGSDGIRAKGGKKMTLTFSTTAGNAVRERVQQILQAQWKAVGVQVNIQNYPASVFFGPDMLSKGEDGKWDLAMYAWVSNPLFEEGSLFKGEGIPTESNGYAGQNYSGWKSAEYDRLFTASQTEFNTTTRKANLAKMQSLWAADVPSLPLYFRSNPYTVANGLVNYTFSAYTQYPTWDAYRVGWSQKGAVRAHTQKE
- a CDS encoding serine hydrolase gives rise to the protein MPDFQAELRRADYTGEVGLLVTDFGGRELYACAANAPFPSASTIKLPLLLMALEQAGRGDLDLAERVTLRAEDRVPGAGVLHELSPGLTLTWQDVLTLMIVVSDNTATNLLIERLGQDDFNAWLTARGLNSTRLIGLLQQPPERQNAAQRRGERNRTSARDQVALLLSLLRGDGLTPQMQQLGLDILGRQQVRDLIGRGIPAGPDGAPRYRVASKSGELRGVHHDVGLLWTPRPLVVALLSQGGEDPREHPANRDVTRLAAALWPLLAGLGRAEQEP
- a CDS encoding RtcB family protein, whose product is MNGKHITKLGFEGKAVGLALTAAKLREDAGVSRGDILDELQSVQNYPEQYRGGGVYADLAAHLLEQQAAQQSRQSAKLRAAPLPYRTWGADLIDPGAHAQMDVAMQLPVSRAGALMPDAHVGYGLPIGGVLATENAVIPYGVGVDIGCSMMLSVFPVGAGNVSTDEARSLLLKHTRFGAGVAFDKRDRLDHPVLHEATWKEQPLLRHLFDKAATQIGTSGSGNHFVEFGTFTLAQADPQLEGLDPGEYLAVLSHSGSRGFGAQVAGHFTGVAQKLWPQLDREAQKLAWLPLDGEPGQAYWQAMNLAGRYALANHEQIHARLARALGEKPLLQAQNSHNLAWKQVVNGQELIVHRKGATPAEAGRLGLIPGSMADPGYLVRGKGHPEALASASHGAGRQLGRKAAERSLAKKDVQAYLKDRGVTLIGGGIDEAPQAYKRIEDVIARQRDLVDVLGEFRPRVVRMDTGSEDV
- a CDS encoding ABC transporter permease; its protein translation is MANYALRRILQMIPLLLLISAVIYALTALQPGDPVDQLIFGNPKITPEDIARLREAYGVDTPWYEKYWNWLMQAFRGEFGYSRDFGIPVTEYIFGQRLPNTLLLTIPALVISTLIAVPLGIFSAVRQYSAADYILTFLNFVIFSAPGFWIGVMALYLFAVILPQATNGAIALPPGGLGSGIAPEDGLLPFWLDRLKYLILPLTILMLREIAVTTRYMRASFLEVLGQDFVRTARAKGLPQSRVLYKHALRNSLIPIVTILGLAVPGLFSGAVITEQVFSWPGMGRALIESMVSKDFNVVMFCLMMLSLLTVVFQLLTDLLYAVVDPRIRYS
- a CDS encoding HesB/IscA family protein; this translates as MTAIPTPGRQEALPLPDITISEFGAMKAQTILANSGKENAGVRVFIKSGGCSGYQYGMAIDDRELEGDTIVVDRGIKLLVDRMSIELLRGSEVDFVENMMGGGFTVHNPNATSSCGCGHSFRTDGAQSPDGEGSGGCGS
- a CDS encoding response regulator transcription factor, whose amino-acid sequence is MIRVLLADDHALFRQGLRSLLESEGMRVIGEAANGREAVRYAADTQPDVILMDIQMPELDGVKATQSILEINPHSRVIMITMYRQDRYVFEAVKAGARGYILKDADAGTLIDAITRVAAGEALLDADMAQNVLDDFRDKREELPSEKHADLNERETMILKLLAQGFSNQDIALRLDISEKTVRNRLSEIFTKLQLNNRTQAALYAIREGIANLE